From the Prunus dulcis chromosome 4, ALMONDv2, whole genome shotgun sequence genome, one window contains:
- the LOC117626471 gene encoding homeobox-leucine zipper protein ATHB-52-like, whose protein sequence is MEFFHTPNHKHSFQHNKKRLTQEQVNLLERSFTSNNKLEPERKLLLAKQLGIPPRQVAIWYQNKRARWKTQSLELDYNAIQAKLETALAEKRTLEKDVERLGGELKKAHDLVLVLNQTQELPAHPVICSMFNSSSAEEGVGSSSLQQHEDQVSDHEVKQLEELYACLIGMQ, encoded by the coding sequence ATGGAATTTTTCCACACCCCAAACCATAAACACTCATTTCAGCACAACAAAAAGAGGCTAACCCAAGAGCAAGTCAATCTCCTAGAGAGAAGCTTCACCTCCAACAACAAGCTCGAGCCCGAGCGCAAGCTTCTGCTGGCCAAGCAGCTGGGAATCCCACCTCGACAGGTTGCGATTTGGTACCAGAACAAGCGTGCCCGGTGGAAGACTCAGAGCCTTGAGCTTGACTACAATGCAATCCAAGCAAAGCTGGAGACTGCCTTAGCTGAAAAGAGGACGCTGGagaaagatgttgagaggCTTGGAGGGGAGCTGAAGAAGGCTCATGACTTGGTGCTGGTATTGAACCAAACACAAGAATTGCCTGCTCATCCTGTGATTTGCTCAATGTTTAATTCTTCTTCTGCTGAAGAGGGTGTTGGGAGCTCCAGCCTGCAACAACATGAAGATCAAGTGAGTGATCATGAGGTTAAACAGCTTGAGGAGCTCTATGCTTGTTTGATAGGCATGCAGTGA